ACCGGCTCACCGCGCCCCTCATGCGCGCCAACCGCGACGAGGAGTTCCGCGAGGTCAGTTGGGAAGAGGCCCTCGACCGCACCGTCGCCGAGATCCGCCGCATCCAGGGCGAGTACGGCAACGACGCCTTCGGCCTCCTCGGCGGCGCCAGCCTCTTCTCCGAGAAGACCTACCTCGTCGGCAAGTTCGCCCGCGTCGCCCTCAAGTCCCGGCACGTCGACTACAACGGCCGCCTCTGCATGGTCTCCGCCGCCGGCGCCAACAAGCTCGCCTTCGGCATCGACCGCGCCGGCAACCCCTTCTCCGACATCCTCCTCACCGACTGCCTCCTCATCGCCGGCTCCAACGTCGGCGAGTGCTTCCCGGTCATGACCCAGTACCTGTGGGGAGCCCGCGACCGCGGCGCCACCCTCATCGTCGTCGACCCCCGCGAGACGGCCATCGCCCGCACCGCCGACGTCCACGTCGCGATCAAGCCCGGCACGGACTCCGCCTTCTTCAACGCCGTCCTCCACGTCGTCGTCGCCGAGGGCCTCACCGACGAGGCCTACCTCGCCGCCCACACCACCGGCTGGGCGGAGGTCAGGAAGACCGTCGCCGACTATCCGCCCTCCCGCTCCGCCACGATCTGCGGCGTACCCGAGGAGCAGATCGTCCAGGTCGCCCGCATGTTCGCCGGCGCGGGCAAGGCCATGGCCTGGCACGCCCGCGGCGTCGAGCACCACTCCCAGGGCGTCGAGAACTGCCTCTCGATCATCAATCTCTGCGTCGCCACCGGGCACATCGGCAAGCCCGGCGCCGGCTACGGCACGATCACCGGCCAGGGCAACGGTCAGGGCGGCCGCGAACACGGCCAGAAGTCCGACCTCCTGCCCGGCGGCCGCTCCATCACCAACCCCGAGCACCGCCGCCAGATCTGCGAGATCTGGGGCGTCGACGAGGCCGAACTCCCACTCGCCGGCACCTCCATGATGGAGATGGTCTGGCAGATGCAGCGCAAGGAGATCCGCGGCCTCGTCGGCATCTGCAACAACCCCTTCGTCTCGCTCCCGAACTACGCCACCGTCAAGGACGGCTACGACACCCTCGAATTCCACGCCCAGTTCGACTTCTTCCTCTCCGAGACCGCCGCCAACGCCCACGTCGTCTTCCCGGTCACCGTCTGGGCCGAGGACGAGGGCGTCATGGCCAACGCCGAGGCCCGGGTCGTCAAGCACAACAAGGCCCAGGAACCCCCCGCCGGAGTCCGCACCGACACCTGGGTCATGTGCGAACTCGCAAAACGGCTCGGCGCGGGCGACAAGTTCGACTTCCCGGACTCCCGCTCCGTCTTCGAGGAGCTCCGCGTCGCCTCCGCCGGCACGGTCAACGACTACTACGGCATCACCTACGAACGCCTGGAGGAGACCGGCGGCATCGCCTGGCCCTGCCCCACCACGGAGCACCCCGGCACCCCGCGCCTCTTCGAGGACGGGACGACCTACCACCCCGACGGCAGGATCCATCTGCAGGTCGTCGAGTGGCACCCGCCCATGGACCCGTACAGCGAGGAGTACCCCCTCTCGCTCACCACCGGCCGGACCGTCGCCCACTTCCTCTCCGGCAACCAGACCCGCCGGCTCGGCGCCCTCGTCGAACAGACCCCCCGCCCCTGGGTCGAGGTCCACCCCTCCCACGGCTTCCGCAACGGCGATCCCGTCCGTGTCGTCACCCGCCGCGGCAGCGAGGTCTTCCCCGCCCTCGTCACCGAGGCCATCCGCCCCGACACCGTCTTCATCCCCTACCACTGGCCCGTCCCCACCTCGGCGAACGCCCTCACCATCGACGCCCTCGACCCGCGCTCCAAGATCCCGGAGTACAAGGTCTGCGCCGCCCGCATCGAGGCCGCCGAACACGTCGACGACGTCCCCGCGCCGCCCACCGCCCCCGGACAGCAGGCCTACCCCGAGACCCAGGTCTCGCGCCTCGACCCGCTGCCCCCCACCTCCCCCCAGGGCCGCGGCACCGCGGAGAGGAGCTGACCCGCACATGATGGGCCGAACGATCTTCATCGACCCGGGCCGCTGCATCGGCTGCCAGGCCTGCGTCTCCGCCTGCCGCGAATGCGACTCCCACCGCGGCAAGTCGATGATCCACCTCGACTACCCCGACGAAGGCCACTCCGTCGCCTCCCTCCCCACCGTCTGCATGCACTGCGAGGACCCGGTCGCCCCCTGCGCCGAGGTCTGCCCCGCCGACGCGATCCTCGTCACCGCCGACGGCGTCGTGCAGCAGGCCGACACCACCCGCTGCATCGGCTGCGCCAACTGCGTCAACGCCTGCCCCTTCGGCGTCCCCAAGATCGACCTCCAGGCGAAGCTCCAGATGAAGTGCAACCTCTGCTACGACCGCACCGCCTACGGCCTCGCCCCCATGTGCGCCACCGTCTGCCCCACCGGCGCCCTCTTCTACGGAACCCTCGAAGAGCTCCAGGCGGAACGCCCCGGCGTCCAGGTCGCCGACTCCTTCACCTTCGGCACGACCACCGTCACCACCGGCGTCGCGATGGTCGTCCCCGCCGACAAGGTCCAGTGGCCGGTCCCGGGAGGTCTGCCCGTCGTCGAGATCAACGGAAGGGACGTCCGATGAGCGTCACCGACCCCCAGCCGCCCGCGCCGGACCCCCGCGCCGACGCGGCCCAGGAGGCGCTCCGCGACCGGATCGCCGCCGACTCCCTCACCACCCGCCGCGACTACCTGCGGATCGTCGCGACCGTCTCCGGCGGCCTGGCCGTCGGCGGCGTCGCCGTCGCCTCCGGCATCCTGCACCGCCACGGCGACAGCGAAGGGGCCCCCGAGATCAAGAAGGTCGCCGACCGGATCGAGCCGGGGGAGTCGCTCGCCTTCCGCTACCCGGGCGACGAGGACCGGGCCATCGCCGTCCGCATGGACGACGGCACCCTCGCCGGCTACTCCGCCGTCTGCACCCACCTCGCCTGCGCCGTGCTGTGGCGCAGGGAGCGGGGGAGCGAGGGAGAGCTGTACTGCCCCTGCCACGAGGGGATCTTCGACGCCCGTACGGGAGAGGTCACCGCCGGCCCGCCCCCGAGGGGCCTGCCGAAGGTGATCCTCGTCGAGCAGGTCGACGGCAGCGTCTGGGCGATCGGCACGGCCCGCTCGGGCGAGAGCGCCGTCGAGGGCTTCTGCCGCCAGAACGGCGAGGACCGTCCGGGCTGCCCCGGCTTCGGCGCGGAAGGCCCGGCCGCCCCGGCCGCCCCGGGCCGCAAGGCAGCCGAGAGGAGTGAGCGGACATGAGCGAGACCCCGTTCCCGAGGGACCCCGGAGCACCGGAGGCACCGGGTGCCCCGCCGCCGCCCGCGTACACCCCCGGCAGTGCCCAGCCGCGCCTGAACCGGCCGGTGCACGAGCGCTATCCGCAGATCCGGCCCACCAGCGGCTACGGCGACCCCCGGATCCGGCACACCGGGCCGGGCCCGGGAGCCGGCACGGAGCAGGAGCCGGAGCGCTCCTCGAAGCTGTCCGCGCGTCTCGCGCTGGCGCTCACGGTCGTCATCGGCCAGCTCTGGGGGCTGACGATCGTGGTGGACGAGTGGATGACGGGCGACACCGGCACCGCGTGGTGGGGAGCCGGCTTCCTCGTCCTGTCGTTCCTGGTCGTGCTCGGGATCTGGCTCATCGACCCGAAGGACCGCTGACCGAAGGACCGTTGATCAGAGGGGCATGAGGCGGGGTACGGGGCGGGGGGAGCGGCGTACCCTGAAGGTATGAGCACCGCCCCCGCCCACGGACCGCGAGACGCGAAGCGAACCGGCTCCCGACCCACCCCCGAGAACACACCGAAGCCGGTACTCGTCTTCGACGATCCGCTGGACCAGCAGTCCGCGGACGACACGGACCGCGGGTGGGGCGAGCGGCCTCCGGCCGGCAGCGACAGCGCCGCCGACCTCGCGCGCTTCCTCGACGAGAAGCCGCCGCACCACCTCTGATTCCGGCCTGCTCCGCCGGTCAGGAGGTGGGGTGCGTCCCCGCGCCGCCACCGGAGCCCGAACCGGAGCCCGAACCGGAACCCGTGCCCGTGCCCGCGGAGGGGCCGCGCTGGGCGACGAGGTGGTCGCGGATCTCCTTGAGGACCTCCAGCTCGCTGATCTCCATGGTCTCCGCCACGCCCTCCTTCGCCTTGTCGTGCGCCGCACGCTTGGCGAGGATCTTGGCCATCGGCAGGACCATCAGGAAGTAGACGACACCCGCGGTGATGATGAAGCTCAGGACCGCGCTGAGGACCAGGCCCCACTGGAGCTGGACGCCCTGCACCTCGCCGTTGACCACCGCGCAGGTGCCCTTGATGCAGGACGAGTAGCTCTCCAGGTCCTTCGTGCCGAAGGCACCGACGACCGGATTGATGATGCCCTTGACGACCGAGTTCACGATGTTGGTGAACGCGGCGCCGATCACGACCGCGACCGCCAGGTCGATCACGTTGCCGCGCATCAAGAAGGCCTTGAAGCCTCCGAGCAAGCTTTCCTTCTTCTCGGCCACCAAGGTGCCTTTCGTTCTCGTCATGTGTGCTGCGTGCGGAGCCATTACGCCGTGAACGGCGCAGAGGCGTCCAATCCGTACACACGGACCGGCGACTTGACAGTGAGTCAGTGCGAATCAGCACAGCGTCACCGCCAGTTGGGACGTGACACCGGCACCTGCCAGCGCCGCGGCGGTCGACCGTGGCACGGACAGGACGACGAGTGCCCCTCCGTCCGAACGAGTCTCGCCCGAGCGCGGAACTTCGGCCACTCGGGCGCCCGTCGCCACCACGCGGGCCTCACCGCCGCCGCCCATCGGGGAGTTGGGCGCGGCGATCACGTCGACCCGGTCGCCGGCGCGCAGCAGCCGTACGGTCTCGGCGTCGGCGATCCGCACCGGCGCGGACACCAGCCGGACGGCGACCGGGGCGGGCGGCCGCGCCCGAGGCGTCACGGCGGCCCCGGCGGGCGAGGCCCCCGGGCCCGAGCCTGAACCCCAGCTCGCCGCCACCAGGGCGGCGACCGTCAAGACGAGCAGCACCAGAGGAGCGCGCCACCCCCGCCGCAGGGCCCTGAACGGCCCGCGCCGCGCGCCCCGACCCCGTACCGGCTCGAAGGCCGGCACGGCGCACGGCGCGGGCACGGAGGAAGCGGAAGGAAGAGTGGAGGAAGCAGAAGGAAGAGTGGAGGAAGCGGAAGGAAGAGTGGAGGTGGGGATCATGGCGAGTACCGCCTGTCCTGGTCGGGAGTAGGGCCACGCCCCACTCTCCCGGCCCCGCCGCATCCCCGCTCCGGCCTGGGGATCACCCACCGCCTGTGGACAACTCCCTCACCCCCAAGGGTGGTTCGGCCGACACCGCGGGGCGGCTACGGCAGCTCGATCCCCAGGTCCCAGCCGTCGTGCGCCTTCGTGCACAGGCAGTCCCGGTCGACTGTCGCCGGGAGCGCGCCGACCGCGTCGAAGAGCACGTCCCGCAGCCGTCCCACGTTCTCGCCGAACACCCGCAGCACCTCGGTGTGCGAGACGCCCTCGCCGGTCTCGGCGCCCGCGTCCAGGTCCGTGACCAGCGCGAGCGAGGTGTAGCAGAGGCCCAGCTCGCGGGCGAGGACCGCCTCGGGATGGCCGGTCATGCCGACGACCGACCAGCCGGCGGCGGCGTGCCACCGCGACTCGGCGCGGGTGGAGAAGCGGGGCCCCTCGACCACGACCATCGTGCCGCCGTCCACGGGCTCCCAGCCCCGCCCCCGGGCGGCCTTGACGGCGACCCGCCGCCCGTCGGGGCAGTACGGGTCGGCGAAGGTCACGTGGACGACGTTCGGAACGGCTCCGTCGGCCCGCCGCTCCCCGTCGAAGTACGTCTGCGCCCGGGTCTTCGTCCGGTCGACGAGCTGGTCCGGTACGACGAGGGTGCCCGGCCCGTACTCCTCGCGGAGCCCGCCGACGGCGCAGGGCCCGAGGACCTGCCGTACGCCCACTGAGCGCAGCGCCCAGAGATTGGCGCGGTAGTTGATCCCGTGCGGCGGGACGGAGTGGCTCCGGCCGTGACGGGGGAGGAACGCGACCTGCCGGCCGGCGATCTCGCCGAGGAAGAGGGAGTCGCTGGGGCTGCCGTACGGGGTGTCCACGGACACCTCCGTGACGTCCTCCAGGAAGGAGTAGAAGCCCGAGCCGCCGATCACGCCGATGTCCGCGTACGCACCATGGGTCGCCATGACGATCACCCTAAGCGTGGTGCCGGGAAACACCGAGGGCCCCGTCGCGGTACAAGCGACGGGGCCCTCGGTGAAGAGAACGGATCAGGCAGCCGAGGACGAGCTTCCGGCGCTCGACGACGACGAAGAAGACGACGACGAAGACGACGCGGAAGCGGTCGAGGACGACGACGCGGCCGGCTTCGAGTCCGACGTCGAGGACGACGAGGACGAAGACGACGGGGTCGCGGACTTCGACGCGGCCGGCGAGCTGCTGGACGACGAGCCGCGGCTGTCGTTCCGGTAGAAGCCGGAGCCCTTGAAGACGATGCCCACGGCCGAGAACACCTTCTTCAGGCGTCCTGCGCAGCTGGGGCACTCGGTCAGCGCGTCATCGGTGAACTTCTGGACCGCCTCAAGGCCCTCGCCACACTCGGTGCACTGGTACTGGTAGGTCGGCACGTGACTTCCTCCTGGCACTCACACTCATCGAGTGCTAACGACGATCCATCTTGACGTATTCCGTGGGATCAGTCCACCGCCACCGGCACGCGGTGACCGATACCACGTGCCGCGACCCGGCTGGTCTCGCGCGGCTTCAGCCGCGACCGGAGGGCGAGGAGCGTGCCCAGGGCGAGGACGGTGCCCACGGCCGGCACCAGGAACCCGGCGCTGGATCCCTGCGAGTCGGCGAGGCGGCCGGCGATCGTGACGGCCGCGGCCTGGCCGAGCGCGACGGCGCCGGTGAGCCAGGTGAAGGCCTCGGTGCGGGCCGTCGCCGGGATCAGGGTCTCGACGATGGTGTAGCCGGTGATCAGGGCGGGGGCGATGCACAGACCCACGACCAGGCCCAGGGCGCCGAGGAGGAGCACCGAGTGCGCGGTCCACAGCAGGGAGGCCGCGACCGTGAGGCCGGCGTAGCCGAGGATCAGACGGCGACGGGGGCCGGTCTTCCAGGCGACGGCGCCCATCGCGATGCCCGCGAGCATGTTGCCGGCGGCGAAGATCCCGTACAGCAGGCCGTTGGCGCCGGGGTTGCCGATCTCCTCGGTGAAGGCGGTCAGGGAGACCTGCATGCCGCCGAAGACGGCGCCGATGCCGAGGAAGGCGATGATCAGGACGCGGACGCCGGGGATGGAGAGGGCCGAGCGGCGCGGACCGGCGGTGGCGGACGCGGCGATCCCGTACGCGGGCTGGGTGGCGCGCTGCGCGGCGAAGAACAGGCCGCCGACGAGGGTGAGGGCGGCCTCGGCGATCAGGCCCGCGGCCGGGTGGACGCCGGTGCACAGGGCGGTCGCGAGGACGGGGCCGACGACGAAGGTGAACTCGTCGGTCACGGACTCGAAGGCCGCGGCCGTCGGCATCAGCGGCGTGCCGTCGAGCTTGGCCGCCCAGCGGGCCCGGACCATCGGTCCGACCTGGGGCACGGAGGCACCGGCGGGCACGGCGGCCAGGAACAGCGCCCACAGCGGGGCGCCGGACAGGGCGAGCACCACGAGCAGGACGACGGACGCGGTGTGGACGAGGACGCCGGGGATGAGGACGGCGCGCTGGCCGAAGCGGTCGGCGAGCTTGCCGCTCTGCGGGGCGAAGATCGCCATGGAGACGCCGGTGACGGCGGCGACCGCGCCCGCGCTGCCGAAGGAGCCGGTGGTGTGCTGGACGAGCAGGACGATGCCGATGGTCAGCATCGCGAAGGGCTGCCGTGCGGCGAAGCCGGGGAGCAGGAAGGACAGCGCACCGGGAGTGCGCAGAAGCTGCCCGTAGCCGGGTCGCTTGTCCGAGATGACCGTGGACGCCACGGTCCTGGCCTTTCTGCCGCCTGGTAGCGCGCCCCGGCACGGTGGTGCGGGTGTCGCCGAGAGCTGTCCTCATGCGCGTTACTGCGGTAGATACCGGGCCGGCCCCACTACGGAGGGGCGCCTCGGCCGCCATACGGTCGCGCCAGCTCTGCGTCAGGCAGAGTTGGTTCGATCAGGTGTGCCTTCAGGGTACAGGGAAGAGCGTCTTCCCGCCTGGGAAAACGCTCTCGCACCTGAATTAATGCCTGGGATTAACCGGATGTTTTCTTCTCGGAGCCGCGGGCGGGGTCGCGGGAGGAGTCGCGGGAGGAGCCGCGCGAACGCTGCTCGTGGCTCCCGCCATGCCCGCCCGGCAGGTGGAAGCGCGTCGCCGTCGCCGAGTGCGCCGTGACCTCCACGCCCCCCGTGCCGAGCCAGCCGGCGAGCTTGCCGCCCTGTCCGACCGCCCGCAGGCGGCGCTCCGTGGCGTCCCGCACCGGGTCGGTCGCGACGACGAGGAGCTCGTCGCCGCGGCGCAGGACGGTCGCGGGACCGGGCACGAAGCTCTTCTCTTCGCGTACGACGAGGGTGACCGCCGCTCCGGCCGGGAGCCGCAGCTCCCCGACCTCGACGCCGTGCATGCGCGAGGCCCCGGGGATGGCGACGGAGAGCAGATGGCCGCGCAGCCGCTCCAGGGGCGCGGACTCGACGCCGAGGTCGGCGGCCTCGGCGTCGTCGCCCAGCTTCAGCGCCTTGGCCAGCCAGGGCAGGGTCGGCCCCTGGACCAGGGTGTAGACGACGACGAGGACGAAGACGATGTTGAAGATCCGCTCGCTGCCCTCGATCTGCGCCACCATCGGGATGGTGGCGAGGATGATGGGGACGGCTCCGCGCAGGCCGGCCCAGGACATGAGGGCCTGCTCCTGCCACGGGATCCGGAACGGCGCCAGGCTGACCAGGACCTCCATCGGTCGCGCGACCACCGTCAGGACGAGGCCGATGACGACGGCGGGCCAGAAGTCGTGGACGAGTTCGTGCGGGGTGACGAGCAGGCCGAGCAGGACGAACATGCCGATCTGGGCGATCCAGCCGAGCCCCTCGGCGAAGCCGCGGTTGGCCGGCGCGTGCGGCAGCTTGGCGTTGCCGAGGACCATCGCGGCCAGGTAGACGGCGAGGAATCCGGAGCCGTGGGCCAGGGCGCCGGCCGCGTACGCCACGACCGCGATGGCCATGACGGCGATCGGGTAGAGGCCGGAGGCGGGCAGGGCGACGTGCCGGAGGCCGTACGCGCCGAGGAAGCCGACGGCGAGACCGACGGCGACGCCGATGGCGAGCTCCAGGGCGATCGTGCCGACGAGGACGTACCAGGCGTCGACGGGTCCCGCGGTGGAGAAGGCGACGACGAGGATGACGACGGGGGCGTCGTTGAAGCCGGACTCGGCCTCCAGGACACCGGTGACCCGGGAGGGCAGCGGCACCTTGCGCAGGACGGAGAAGACCGCGGCGGCGTCGGTGGAGGAGACGACGGCGCCGATGATCAGCGCCTGCCGCCAGTCGAGGCCGACGAGGTAGTGGGCGGCCGTGGCCGTGATGCCGACGCTGACGGCGACCCCGACGGTGGAGAGGACGACGGCGGCGGGCAGGGCCGGCTTGATCTCCTTCCACTTCGTGCCGAGGCCACCCTCGGCGAGGATCACGACGAGGGCGGCGTAGCCGATGACCTGGGTCAGTTCGGCGTTGTCGAAGGCGACGTTGCCGATGCCGTCCTGCCCTATCGCGACGCCGATCCCGAGGTAGAGCAGCAGGCTGGGGAGCCCGCTCCGGGACGAGATCCGCACGGCCGCGACGGCGATCAGCAACACGAGGGAGCAGATGAGCAGGAGTTCGTTGAGCTGGTGGACAGTCAGTGGCCGATCCTTCCCCTCGCATGCAGCTGGATCGTTCCTCCAGCGGCCGACACTTCGTTACCTTACCTAATCTTTAACGTTTTCTTGACGCCTCCTTTGCATCGGGCCGCTCATCAGTACGGTTCTCTTCCTGACACCGAGTCCGGGCCGTCCGGACGCTGCACCTAAGGTTGCTCCCGTACTCCAGGACCACCCTGCCCCTCGAAGGACAGCGATGCCCTCCAACACGACCGCGCCCCCCGCCAAGAAGAAAGGGCGGCGCGCCCGCCTGCTCCTCCTCGTCCTGGTCCTTGCGCTGGTCGCGGGCATCGGATTCGGCGGGTACTGGGGTGTCACCACCGTCCGGGCCTCGTTCCCGCAGACCACCGGCGAGATCCGGCTCGACAGCCTCTCCGCCGATGTCGCGGTCAAGCGGGACGCGAACGGCGTTCCGCAGATCTACGCGGACAACGAGACGGACCTCTTCCGCGCCCAGGGCTACGTCCAGGCGCAGGACCGCTTCTACGAGATGGACGTCCGCCGGCACGTGACGGCGGGTCGGCTCTCCGAGATGTTCGGCGAGAGCCAGGTCGAGACCGACTCCTTCCTGCGCACGCTCGGCTGGCGCCGGGTCGCGCAGCAGGAGTACGACACGGTTCTCTCGGCCGAGACGAAGAAGTACCTCCAGGCGTACGCGGAAGGCGTCAACGCCTATCTGAAGGACCGGGACCCCGCCGACATCTCCGTCGAGTACGCGGCCCTGGGCTTCACCAACGACTACGCGATCGAGCCGTGGACCCCGGTCGACTCGGTGGCCTGGCTCAAGGCGATGGCCTGGGACCTGCGCGGCAACATGCAGGACGAGATCGACCGGTCGCTGATGACGAGCCGGCTGAGCGCGAGCCAGATCAAGCAGCTCTACCCGGAGTACCCGTACGCGCTCCACCAGCCGATCGTCGACAAGGGCGCGGTCGACGGGACGACCGGCTCCTTCGACCCGTCGGCCGAGGCCGGCGAGGGCGACGGCAGCGGCGAGGGCGACGGATCGACGACGGGCGACACCCCGGGCACCAACCCCACCGGCCCGGGCAGCTCCACCGGATCCTCCCAGGACGGCGTGGACGCCCAGCTCGGCGCGCTCTCCGAGGTCCTGGACGGCATCCCGGCCCTCCTCGGCCCCAACGGCAACGGCATCGGCTCGAACTCGTGGGTCGTCGCCGGCAAGTACACGACCTCGGGCAAGCCGCTTCTCGCCAACGACCCGCACCTCGCGCCGCAGCTGCCGTCGCTCTGGTACCAGATGGGTCTGCACTGCCGCTCGGTCTCGGCCACCTGCCGCTACGACGTCGCCGGCTACACCTTCTCCGGCATGCCCGGTGTGATCATCGGTCACAACGACAAGATCGCCTGGGGTCTCACCAACCTCGGCGCCGACGTCACCGACCTCTACCTGGAGAAGATCGGCCCGGACGGCTACCTCGTCGACGGCAAGGTCAAGCCGTTCACGGTCCGCGACGAGGTCATCAAGGTGGCCGGCGGGGACGACCGGAAGATCACCGTCCGCTCCACCGACCGCGGCCCGCTCGTCTCCGACCGCTCTTCCGAGCTGGAGAAGGTCGGCCAGAAGGCCCCCGTCGGCAACGCCGCCCCCGACCGCGGCACCGGCTACGGCGTCTCCCTCCAGTGGACGGCGCTCCAGCCCGGCAAGTCGATGGACGCGATCTTCGCGCTCGACCGCGCCAAGGACTTCACCACCTTCCGGGCGGCGGCCAAGAACTTCGAGGTCCCGTCCCAGAACCTCGTCTACGCCGACACCGCGGGCAACATCGGCTACCAGTCCCCGGGCAAGATCCCGCAGCGCACCAAGGGCGACGGCACCCTCCCGGCGCCGGGCTGGGACTCCACGTACAAGTGGAAGGGCTACATCCCCTTCGCGCAGCTGCCGTACGAGTTCAACCCGGACCGCGGCTACATCGTCACCGCCAACCAGGCCGTGATCGACGAGAAGAGCTACCCGGACCTGCTCACCAAGGACTGGGGCTACGGCTCGCGCAGCCAGCGGATCAACGACCTCATCGAGTCGAAGACCAAGGACGGCGGAAAGATCTCGCCGGACGACATGCGGACCATGCAGACGGACAACCGCAGCGAGATCGCGACGCTGCTCAACCCGCTCCTGCTGAAGGTCGACATCTCCGACCCGTACGTCCGCGAGGCGCAGAAGCTCCTGGAGGGCTGGGACTACACCCAGGAGCCCGACTCGGCGGCCGCCGCCTACTTCAACGCGGTCTGGCGCAACGTCCTCAAGCTCGCCTTCGGCGACAAGCTGCCCAAGGAACTGCGGGCCGAGGGCGACTGCATCACCGTCCGCCCGGCCGACGCCACCGGCCCGGTCGACGAGCAGAACAAGCTCGTCCGGGAGTGCGGCCAGCGCGACCCCGACTCGGCGCAGCCGGACGGCGGCGACCGCTGGTACGAGGTGGTCCGCCCGCTCCTCAAGCAGGAGGAGAGCGAGTGGTGGACGACCCCGGGCAACCGCATGGACGCGGCCACCGAGACCCGTGACCAGCTGCTCGCCCGGGCCATGAAGGACGCCCGCTGGGAGCTGACCGCCAAGCTCGGCAAGGACATCTCCACCTGGAGCTGGGGCCGCCTGCACCAGCTGACCCTGGAGAACCAGACCCTCGGCACCGCCGGTCCTGGCTTCGTGCAGCGGCTTCTCAACCGCGGCCCGTGGAACCTGGGCGGCGGCGAGGCGGCGGTCGACGCGACCGGCTGGAACGCGGCCGGCGGGTACGAGGTCATCTGGGTGCCGTCGATGCGGATGGTGGTCAACGTCGGCGACTGGGACAAGTCCCGGTGGGTCAACCTGACCGGGGCCTCGGGCCACGCCTTCAACGACCACTACACCGACCAGACGGACATGTGGGCGAAGGGCGAGCTCTACGACTGGGCCTACGGCAAGGCGGCCGTGGACGCGTCGACGAAGGACACGCTGGTCCTCAAGCCGTAGGGGCCGTACGGAATCGGATGACCCCCTTCGGGGTCACCACCGCGTGCACGGGGTGGTCGTGCGGTTCCTCCGGGACCCGGGCGACCACCTCGTCCGCGTACAGGAGCACGACCAGGGCCGGGTCGGTGCCCGCCCGCGCGAGCCGGGCGAGGACCCGGTCGTACGAGCCGCCGCCCCGCCCGAGCCGCATCCCGCGCGCGTCGACCGCGAGGCCCGGCAGCAGGACGGCGTCGGCGGCGCGGACGGCCTCGGGCCCGAGGCGGGGCCCGACCGGTTCGAGGAGTCCGCGGCCGGCCTTCGCGAGCCGCTCCGGACCTTCGTACGAGGCCCAGTCCAGGTCGTTGTCGGGGAGCAGGACGGGGAGCAGGACCCGCACCCCGCGCGCGTGCAGCGCGTCGAGCAGCGCGCGCGTGCCCGGCTCGCGGCCCACGGACACGTAGGCGGCGACGGTGGACGCCTCGGCGAGTTCGGCCAGTTCCACTCCCTGGCGGGCGAGGGATTCGGCCGCGTCCGCGAGGGATTCGGTGCTCAGCGCGGCTCGGGCGGCCAGAAGTCGCCTGCGCAGCAAGGTCTTTTCGGACAACTCGGGTGTCTCGGGTGTCATGACGGCCTCCTCTGAATTCACGAAACTCTCGTAACTGTCTTTATGTGGATGAAGTTAATCGAAGCCACATCTTTCTCTCATTCCGAACGACTAAGGTGCAGTTCATGAATCAGTCGCTCCCCAGGCTCGG
The sequence above is a segment of the Streptomyces sp. NBC_01255 genome. Coding sequences within it:
- a CDS encoding molybdopterin oxidoreductase family protein, whose protein sequence is MTAADPATTPGQPLPLDPSLAPPGTRAFRDAGGIPADRWHADQNGETLVPTHCCFCGVQCGMYLRVDRGGKVFGVEPRNHDINRMRLCPKGINAYQQVNHPDRLTAPLMRANRDEEFREVSWEEALDRTVAEIRRIQGEYGNDAFGLLGGASLFSEKTYLVGKFARVALKSRHVDYNGRLCMVSAAGANKLAFGIDRAGNPFSDILLTDCLLIAGSNVGECFPVMTQYLWGARDRGATLIVVDPRETAIARTADVHVAIKPGTDSAFFNAVLHVVVAEGLTDEAYLAAHTTGWAEVRKTVADYPPSRSATICGVPEEQIVQVARMFAGAGKAMAWHARGVEHHSQGVENCLSIINLCVATGHIGKPGAGYGTITGQGNGQGGREHGQKSDLLPGGRSITNPEHRRQICEIWGVDEAELPLAGTSMMEMVWQMQRKEIRGLVGICNNPFVSLPNYATVKDGYDTLEFHAQFDFFLSETAANAHVVFPVTVWAEDEGVMANAEARVVKHNKAQEPPAGVRTDTWVMCELAKRLGAGDKFDFPDSRSVFEELRVASAGTVNDYYGITYERLEETGGIAWPCPTTEHPGTPRLFEDGTTYHPDGRIHLQVVEWHPPMDPYSEEYPLSLTTGRTVAHFLSGNQTRRLGALVEQTPRPWVEVHPSHGFRNGDPVRVVTRRGSEVFPALVTEAIRPDTVFIPYHWPVPTSANALTIDALDPRSKIPEYKVCAARIEAAEHVDDVPAPPTAPGQQAYPETQVSRLDPLPPTSPQGRGTAERS
- a CDS encoding QcrA and Rieske domain-containing protein; protein product: MSVTDPQPPAPDPRADAAQEALRDRIAADSLTTRRDYLRIVATVSGGLAVGGVAVASGILHRHGDSEGAPEIKKVADRIEPGESLAFRYPGDEDRAIAVRMDDGTLAGYSAVCTHLACAVLWRRERGSEGELYCPCHEGIFDARTGEVTAGPPPRGLPKVILVEQVDGSVWAIGTARSGESAVEGFCRQNGEDRPGCPGFGAEGPAAPAAPGRKAAERSERT
- a CDS encoding FmdB family zinc ribbon protein — translated: MPTYQYQCTECGEGLEAVQKFTDDALTECPSCAGRLKKVFSAVGIVFKGSGFYRNDSRGSSSSSSPAASKSATPSSSSSSSSTSDSKPAASSSSTASASSSSSSSSSSSSAGSSSSAA
- the mscL gene encoding large conductance mechanosensitive channel protein MscL, whose product is MTRTKGTLVAEKKESLLGGFKAFLMRGNVIDLAVAVVIGAAFTNIVNSVVKGIINPVVGAFGTKDLESYSSCIKGTCAVVNGEVQGVQLQWGLVLSAVLSFIITAGVVYFLMVLPMAKILAKRAAHDKAKEGVAETMEISELEVLKEIRDHLVAQRGPSAGTGTGSGSGSGSGSGGGAGTHPTS
- a CDS encoding S-methyl-5'-thioadenosine phosphorylase; its protein translation is MATHGAYADIGVIGGSGFYSFLEDVTEVSVDTPYGSPSDSLFLGEIAGRQVAFLPRHGRSHSVPPHGINYRANLWALRSVGVRQVLGPCAVGGLREEYGPGTLVVPDQLVDRTKTRAQTYFDGERRADGAVPNVVHVTFADPYCPDGRRVAVKAARGRGWEPVDGGTMVVVEGPRFSTRAESRWHAAAGWSVVGMTGHPEAVLARELGLCYTSLALVTDLDAGAETGEGVSHTEVLRVFGENVGRLRDVLFDAVGALPATVDRDCLCTKAHDGWDLGIELP
- a CDS encoding 4Fe-4S dicluster domain-containing protein gives rise to the protein MMGRTIFIDPGRCIGCQACVSACRECDSHRGKSMIHLDYPDEGHSVASLPTVCMHCEDPVAPCAEVCPADAILVTADGVVQQADTTRCIGCANCVNACPFGVPKIDLQAKLQMKCNLCYDRTAYGLAPMCATVCPTGALFYGTLEELQAERPGVQVADSFTFGTTTVTTGVAMVVPADKVQWPVPGGLPVVEINGRDVR